From a region of the Streptomyces sp. B21-083 genome:
- a CDS encoding VOC family protein — protein sequence MTSHPTPHPAPRPTPRFDAVGIVTADLAASVAFYRRLGLDFPEGAEKQPHVEAELPGGLRLLLDTEETVRSLHPGWRPPSGGGRIGLAMLCGSAAEVDSLHEELVGAGYRSELKPWDAVWGQRYACVLDPDGNGVDLFAPLPSAAPSAAPAAE from the coding sequence ATGACCTCACACCCGACACCTCACCCGGCGCCGCGCCCCACCCCCCGGTTCGACGCCGTCGGCATCGTCACCGCCGACCTCGCCGCCTCCGTCGCGTTCTACCGCCGGCTGGGGCTCGACTTCCCCGAGGGGGCCGAGAAGCAGCCGCATGTCGAGGCCGAACTCCCGGGCGGGCTACGTCTGTTGCTCGACACCGAGGAGACCGTCCGCTCCCTCCACCCCGGGTGGCGACCCCCGAGCGGCGGCGGCCGGATCGGGCTGGCGATGCTGTGTGGCTCGGCCGCCGAAGTGGACTCCCTTCACGAGGAGTTGGTGGGCGCGGGATACCGGAGCGAGCTGAAACCCTGGGACGCCGTTTGGGGACAGCGGTACGCGTGTGTGCTCGACCCCGACGGCAACGGCGTCGACCTGTTCGCACCACTGCCCTCAGCCGCCCCCTCAGCTGCCCCCGCCGCCGAGTAG
- a CDS encoding helix-turn-helix domain-containing protein, with translation MYEERASRLPGAMVWSNAPARSGVVRPVLPDGCMDLLWSEGRLLVAGPDTRPYVPEGAPAHWVGVRFHPGTAPALLGVPAYELRDRRVGLTHLWGAVEVGRLRVRVDAAPDPATALEELALRRAARTPPPDPLLTGLVEALRAGRPVGRTADELGLSTRQLHRRSLTAFGYGPKTLARILRLQRALALARKGVPYAETATLAGYADQAHLARDVRELTGMPLRRLLGGGGS, from the coding sequence GTGTACGAGGAACGGGCCTCCCGGCTGCCGGGCGCGATGGTGTGGTCGAACGCCCCGGCCCGGTCCGGCGTTGTGCGGCCCGTTCTGCCCGACGGCTGTATGGACCTGCTGTGGAGCGAGGGCCGGCTGTTGGTCGCGGGGCCCGACACCCGCCCGTACGTTCCCGAAGGCGCCCCCGCGCACTGGGTGGGCGTCCGCTTCCACCCCGGCACGGCGCCGGCGCTGCTGGGCGTGCCCGCGTACGAACTCCGGGACCGGCGAGTTGGGTTGACCCACCTGTGGGGAGCCGTCGAGGTGGGACGCCTGAGGGTACGCGTCGACGCGGCGCCCGATCCGGCGACGGCACTCGAAGAGCTGGCTCTGCGCAGGGCGGCTCGGACACCCCCGCCCGACCCGCTGCTGACCGGTTTGGTCGAGGCCCTGCGGGCGGGCCGCCCGGTGGGACGTACGGCCGACGAACTGGGCCTGAGCACCCGGCAGTTGCACCGCCGTTCCCTGACCGCCTTCGGCTACGGCCCCAAGACGCTGGCCCGTATCCTCCGCCTCCAGCGGGCACTGGCGCTGGCCCGGAAGGGAGTCCCCTACGCTGAGACGGCGACTCTCGCGGGGTACGCCGACCAGGCCCACCTCGCCCGGGATGTGCGGGAGTTGACGGGAATGCCGCTCCGGAGGCTACTCGGCGGCGGGGGCAGCTGA